From Candoia aspera isolate rCanAsp1 chromosome 4, rCanAsp1.hap2, whole genome shotgun sequence, a single genomic window includes:
- the KAT8 gene encoding histone acetyltransferase KAT8 yields the protein MAAAGPGGGETASAADKGGGGEDRGSPPGSDPRRLGPGGREEEEAPRQGSAGGPGSQSRSSSSPTCREAEVTVEIGETYLCRRGDGTWHSAEVIQSRLNEQEAREEFYVHYVGFNRRLDEWVDKNRLALTKTVKDAVQKNTDQYMNELSEQPERKITRNQKRKHDEINHVQKTYAEMDPTTAALEKEHEAITKVKYVDKIHIGNYEIDAWYFSPFPEDYGKQPKLWICEYCLKYMKFEKTYRYHLGQCQWRQPPGKEIYRKNNISVYEVDGKDHKIYCQNLCLLAKLFLDHKTLYFDVEPFVFYILTEVDRQGAHIVGYFSKEKESPDGNNVACILTLPPYQRRGYGKFLIAFSYELSKLESTVGSPEKPLSDLGKLSYRSYWSWVLLEILRDFRGTLSIKDLSQMTSITQNDIISTLQSLNMVKYWKGQHVICVTPKLVEEHLKSAQYKKPPITVDSLCLRWAPPKHKQAKISKK from the exons ATGGCAGCGGCCGGGCCCGGAGGAGGCGAAACGGCCTCCGCTGCAGACAAAGGCGGCGGGGGAGAGGACCGGGGGAGCCCCCCCGGCTCGGACCCACGACGCCTGGGGCCGGGGGGGCGAGAGGAAGAGGAGGCGCCGAGGCAAGGCAGCGCGGGGGGCCCGGGCAGCCAGAGCCGCTCGTCCTCGTCGCCGACCTGTCGCGAGGCTGAAGTCACCGTGGAGATCGGAGAGACCTACCTGTGTCGGCGAGGGGACGGGACGTGGC ATTCTGCAGAGGTGATTCAGTCTCGGCTCAATGAACAAGAAGCCCGAGAGGAATTTTATGTTCACTATGTAGGAT TCAACCGACGTCTGGATGAGTGGGTGGATAAGAACCGCCTGGCCCTCACCAAGACAGTCAAAGATGCTGTGCAGAAGAACACTGATCAATACATGAATGAACTTTCTGAGCAGCCAGAGCGCAAGATCACTCGCAATCAGAAGCGCAAACATGATGAAATCAACCATGTCCAAAAG ACTTACGCCGAGATGGATCCGACTACAGCAGCTTTGGAGAAGGAACATGAAGCA ATCACCAAAGTGAAATATGTGGACAAAATCCATATTGGGAACTATGAGATTGACGCTTGGTATTTCTCACCATTCCCAGAAGACTATGGGAAGCAGCCCAAGCTGTGGATCTGTGAATACTGCCTCAAGTACATGAAGTTTGAGAAGACTTACCGCTATCACCTT ggGCAATGTCAGTGGCGACAACCACCAGGGAAAGAAATCTACCGCAAAAACAACATCTCAGTATATGAGGTGGATGGCAAAGATCACAAG ATTTATTGCCAGAATCTGTGTCTTTTGGCCAAACTATTCCTGGATCATAAGACCCTCTACTTTGATGTGGAGCCCTTTGTCTTCTACATCCTTACTGAGGTGGACAGGCAAGGAGCCCATATTGTTGGCTACTTTTCCAAG gaGAAGGAATCCCCGGATGGAAATAATGTGGCTTGTATCCTTACCTTGCCCCCCTACCAGAGGCGGGGTTATGGGAAATTCCTCATTGCATTCA GCTATGAGCTCTCCAAACTCGAAAGCACAGTGGGATCCCCCGAAAAGCCCCTCTCAGACCTTGGCAAGCTGAGTTACCGTAGCTATTGGTCGTGGGTGTTGCTAGAGATCCTTCGGGATTTCCGAGGCACTCTTTCCATCAAGGATCTCAG CCAGATGACCAGCATCACACAGAATGACATCATCAGTACCTTGCAGTCACTGAACATGGTCAAGTATTGGAAGGGGCAGCACGTCATCTGTGTCACTCCAAAGTTGGTTGAGGAGCATCTCAAAAGTGCTCAGTATAAGAAGCCTCCTATCACAG TGGATTCTCTCTGCCTGAGATGGGCACCTCCCAAACACAAGCAAGCCAAGATTTCCAAGAAGTGA
- the PRSS8 gene encoding prostasin, with protein MFFSCSYSAVMKETSTQEMLCGVPALGRIVGGLDAQNGQWPWQVNLNFNGRHVCGAALVASQWLLTAAHCFPKVNPIDMYEATLGAFQLKNPSADIQVKLVQEVIKHPDFNEDEGSQGDIALVKLKGAISYTRTVRPICLPASSVTFPSGMKCTVTGWGNILASTTLPLPMTLQQLEVPIIGLETCKCLYRKNPDPEEPHILHSDMLCAGFAEGKKDACQGDSGGPLSCRIGNAWFLAGIVSWGDSCGAASRPGVYIRTSVYANWIKEKVPEVQLHEGTVHIEPVSEEGLCSNTTRQDGPYDDIQAPPDWSQPLDPNNSSPNNSSSPACVASLPLLFLLLQSCLW; from the exons atgtTTTTCTCCTGTTCCTATTCTGCAGTCATGAAAGAGACCAGCACACAAGAAA TGTTGTGTGGGGTTCCTGCCCTGGGACGGATCGTGGGCGGTCTCGATGCTCAAAATGGACAGTGGCCGTGGCAGGTCAACCTGAACTTCAATGGTCGTCATGTCTGTGGGGCAGCCCTCGTTGCCTCCCAGTGGTTGCTTACAGCTGCACATTGCTTCCCCAA GGTGAACCCGATTGATATGTATGAAGCAACACTGGGGGCCTTCCAGCTGAAAAACCCCTCAGCAGACATCCAAGTGAAGCTAGTGCAGGAAGTGATTAAGCACCCCGACTTCAATGAAGATGAAGGCTCTCAAGGGGACATTGCCCTGGTGAAACTCAAAGGAGCGATTTCTTATACTCGGACTGTACGGCCaatttgcctgcctgcctcttcAGTCACCTTCCCAAGCGGCATGAAATGCACTGTCACCGGCTGGGGGAATATCCTTGCATCGA CGACCCTCCCCTTGCCCATGACGCTGCAACAGCTCGAAGTGCCCATCATTGGTCTGGAGACCTGCAAGTGCCTGTACAGAAAGAACCCGGATCCCGAGGAACCCCACATCCTCCACAGTGACATGCTGTGTGCCGGCTTTGCAGAAGGCAAGAAAGATGCCTGCCAG gGTGATTCCGGAGGCCCCCTTTCCTGTCGCATCGGCAACGCCTGGTTCCTGGCTGGCATCGTGAGCTGGGGAGACAGCTGTGGGGCTGCCAGTAGGCCCGGTGTTTACATCCGCACTTCTGTCTACGCCAACTGGATTAAGGAAAAAGTCCCAGAAGTGCAGCTTCATGAAGGGACAGTCCATATAGAGCCCGTCTCTGAAGAGGGCTTGTGCTCCAATACTACAAGGCAGGATGGACCTTACGATGACATCCAAGCCCCACCAGACTGGAGCCAGCCTCTGGACCCAAACAACAGCTCTCCCAACAACTCCTCTTCCCCAGCCTGTGTGGCTAGCCTGccacttcttttccttctccttcagagCTGCCTGTGGTAA